The DNA window CGAGGTCCCGCCCCGTCCCACGATCGCCGCGATCCTCCTGACAGAGAGGTTCAGGTTATAGAGCCTGGAGACGGCCGCCCCGGTGGCCAGAGCGAGCTGGGTCCCGCTCCCGAGGCCGGTGTGCTGCGGCATCGATCGCTTCACCGTGATCGCGGCGCCACCCCGGATACCAGCCGCATTCAGCACCTTCCTGGCTGCCTCGAGCACCCGCCGGTGGACCTCGGGGGTACCGCCCGTGACGGTGAGGTCCTCCCCCCTCTTCACCTCGATGCCGGTGCAGGGGTTCATCAGAGTGATCCCGATCCCGCCGTCGACCCGCCCGAGCCCGCCGTGCATATCGATCAGCCCCAGGTGGAGCCGCGACGGAGCCTCGACCCGGATGCTCTGCTCCTCCGCTGGGGTCGGTAACGCGGCGCCGACCTGGCCGGAGATCCAGACCCCTTCCCAGAGCGCCGGCGAGAAGATCTCCTCGATGAAGATCAGCGGCTGCTGCTCGTGAACGATACAGTACCGCCGGGAGAAGAGGACGGACTCAGCCGGGGCATCGAAGGTGCGGGAGAGGTTTCTGTCGGCACGGATCGAGCGGATATCCCGGATCTCCCGCCTGGTCTCCATATGGTACCGCTGGAGTATCCTGCCGATCGGGATATCGGCGGCCATCAGGTCGTCCCGAAACTCGGGTCCGAGGCGATCGAGCGGGGTGTGAGAGATGGCGTGGACATAGGTCCGTGTACTCTCCGAACCGACCAGGTCCACAACCCGGAAGTTGATCAGGTCGCCGGCCTCGATCCCCAGGTCCGCCGCCTCGTCGCGGTCTGCTCGCACCACCTGCTGGGCGAGGGTATGCACCTCGATTGGCTCGCCGGCCACCACCTCGAGGAGATTGGTGACCGATCCGTCCGTGAGGAGAAGGATCTTCTGGAGGGGGGAGACCGGGCTGGACTGTTCCAGTTCCTTGAGCATCGATAGGAGATTTGAGGCTGACATCTGCTTTTTTCCCGTAGGACCGGGGAGTATTTAAGAAGAGCGAAATGGGATCGGAGATTCCCAAACTGATTTACCGGAACCGGGACGACTGAAGAGGACCCAAAGATGAGGAGGGGAGACCCTCACATCTTCTCCATCGATGCCCTGAGTATCTTCATCGTCTCGACCTTGTACTGGAGTTGTTTGATACAGTTCTCCTTGTGCATGATCTTCTCGTCGAACATCCGAAGCTTGATCTTCTTCTTCGTCGGATCGTCGAGTTTCTCCCAGATCATCTTCATGCAGGGGTTCCCCTCCATGCCAGGGTGTACCATACCGTGGTGCTCCATATCCATTCCATGATGTTCCATATCCATCATACCATCTCCATCCGGTGCAGTTTCCCGGCACACACCGAATGATCGCCCCCTTCGCCCCCGGGTCACTTATAGATTGTGGAGAAACGGGGACGTGAAGGGATCAATCATCGGCCGGAGTGACCCGGCGACCGTCGAAGGTCTCCCGGGTCTGCCGGATCCTCGACTCCAGCCACTGATGATCGAACGCTGACGGAAAGACGAACTTCACCTGGTTGGAGAACTCCCAGTCCTCCCAGTCCCGGGGATCGGCCACCCGCTCGAAGAGCGGGGTCCCGGGGAGCGGGAGTGGAACGGTGAACCAGGCCTCGTCGAGCGGAAGGGAGAGGGAGAGGGCGAAGGTCTTCTCGATCGATTCGACTGTCTCGCCGGGGTACCCGACCATGAAGAACCCGGCCGTTCCCACCCCTGCCTGGGAGAAGAGGTGGACGGCCCTGACCCCCTGCTCGACGGTCACCTTCTTCTTCATCAGGCGGAGGGTCTCGTCGCTTCCGGACTCGAGCCCCAGATACACCCTGATGCACCCGGCCCGCTTCATCAGGTCCACCAGGTCCGGGGTGAGCCGGTCCACCCGTGAGAGGCAGGTCCAGGCGATCGGGCTGCCGCGACGGATCATCTCTTCGCAGAACCGGGCCAGGTATCCGGTGTCGAGGGTGAAGCAGTCGTCGGCGATCCAGAGACCGTCGTACCCGAGGGCCATGATCTCCTCGATCTCCTGAAAGACCCGCTCGAGCGGGGGCTTGCGGAAGACGTCTCCCCAGACCGGCTTGGAACAGAAGTCACAGGCGAACGGGCACCCGCGGGTGATGATCAGGCTGGTCTGCTTCATACCTCCGGACGCCTCCATCGCCTGC is part of the Methanosphaerula palustris E1-9c genome and encodes:
- a CDS encoding beta-ribofuranosylaminobenzene 5'-phosphate synthase, which encodes MSASNLLSMLKELEQSSPVSPLQKILLLTDGSVTNLLEVVAGEPIEVHTLAQQVVRADRDEAADLGIEAGDLINFRVVDLVGSESTRTYVHAISHTPLDRLGPEFRDDLMAADIPIGRILQRYHMETRREIRDIRSIRADRNLSRTFDAPAESVLFSRRYCIVHEQQPLIFIEEIFSPALWEGVWISGQVGAALPTPAEEQSIRVEAPSRLHLGLIDMHGGLGRVDGGIGITLMNPCTGIEVKRGEDLTVTGGTPEVHRRVLEAARKVLNAAGIRGGAAITVKRSMPQHTGLGSGTQLALATGAAVSRLYNLNLSVRRIAAIVGRGGTSGIGTAAFGHGGFILDGGHSFGPHGEKHGFQPSSASTAVTPATVCARLSFPEAWKIVLAIPNKGTNVEGAQEVNIFRDYCPVPIEDVRQICHEIMTRMLPGIAEEDLGLFADSVNAIQTLGFKKVETSLQDPVVPALIRELRQAGAACAGLSSFGPTVYAITYGDLAGITHAATETFGEQGGEVIVTRGRNHGAVY
- a CDS encoding B12-binding domain-containing radical SAM protein, which gives rise to MIDASQPSGVVLVYPYFRDLDPVDKLFPPLGIAGLASQIRDLGLPVSIVDCTFMTVPDALNRIIALKPAIVGISIMVTMSANALMLLRSLRARLPATLFTAGGPLPTVNPAIFAGEFDLLSLGEGDLVFPRFCRDYITAGAKQGWVSGVDVTDYPGMYLVLDGEVRSSPPVHNPSAILDRLPLPDRSQFDHRRYQQAMEASGGMKQTSLIITRGCPFACDFCSKPVWGDVFRKPPLERVFQEIEEIMALGYDGLWIADDCFTLDTGYLARFCEEMIRRGSPIAWTCLSRVDRLTPDLVDLMKRAGCIRVYLGLESGSDETLRLMKKKVTVEQGVRAVHLFSQAGVGTAGFFMVGYPGETVESIEKTFALSLSLPLDEAWFTVPLPLPGTPLFERVADPRDWEDWEFSNQVKFVFPSAFDHQWLESRIRQTRETFDGRRVTPADD